In the Oncorhynchus gorbuscha isolate QuinsamMale2020 ecotype Even-year linkage group LG05, OgorEven_v1.0, whole genome shotgun sequence genome, one interval contains:
- the LOC124035345 gene encoding polycystic kidney disease protein 1-like 3, whose protein sequence is MPNYVDVSLTAQYFATVNENYVVVALLSAFFGLYLVTLLWACYADRRALTRRKMTLLKDNHPCANYNYLLNVQTGSRRGAGTSANVRRGGN, encoded by the exons ATGCCCAACTACGTAGACGTGTCGCTCACAGCTCAGTACTTTGCCACAGTGAATGAGAACTATGTGGTGGTGGCGTTGCTCTCTGCCTTCTTTGGCCTGTATCTGGTCACTCTGCTCTGGGCCTGCTATGCAGACAGGAGGGCCCTCACCAGG AGAAAGATGACACTACTGAAGGATAACCACCCATGTGCCAATTATAACTACCTACTGAATGTCCAGACTGGCAGTCGGAGAGGGGCGGGTACCTCTGCCAATGTAAGACGGGGTGGTAACTGA
- the LOC124035075 gene encoding uncharacterized protein LOC124035075: MMDPFQLVTSTNCSARRGFLCTLVFNISTNASKSMDKQGASGKLRHWRSRQIKVNRMSRSLSSMEKQVTKMDELLKEAQMELERMEKAIGEPTDANGKKYLELLLHGTQMLFPSALRLDNTTASLLINCAGGVILLKMKRCSEDSDTKVDKEMFDLTFEIYKAVSLVMTTELNEAFIVKHPTGSIYQISLTQSQMDNKVQGQTTMHTSSFHLSQHYIPLWKTTQLLMCR; this comes from the exons ATGATGGATCCCTTTCAGCTGGTGACCTCAACCAACTGCAGCGCTCGGCGTGGCTTCCTCTGCACTCTGG TTTTTAATATCTCTACAAATGCATCAAAGAGTATG GACAAACAGGGAGCAAGTGGCAAATTAAGACACTGGAGAAGCCGTCAAATTAAAGTCAACC GTATGTCAAGGAGTCTGTCTAGCATGGAGAAACAAGTGACCAAGATGGATGAGCTCCTCAAG GAGGCTCAGATGGAACTGGAAAGAATGGAAAAGGCTATAGGAGAGCCTACAGACGCCAACGGG AAAAAGTACCTTGAGCTTCTACTACATGGAACACAGATGCTGTTTCCAAGTGCTTTGAGATTAGACAACACAACAGCTAGCCTCCTCATCAACTGTGCTGGGGGTGTCATACTCCTCAAAATGAAAAGATGTAGCGAGGACAGTGACACTAAAGTG GACAAGGAAATGTTTGATTTGACCTTTGAGATTTATAAGGCGGTAAGCTTAGTAATGACCACAGAACTAAATGAGGCCTTCATCGTGAAGCACCCAACAGGCAGCATCTACCAGATCAG CCTCACCCAATCACAAATGGATAACAAGGTTCAGGGTCAGACGACGATGCATACATCAAGCTTCCATCTTTCTCAGCATTACATTCCTCTCTGGAAAACCACTCAGTTGTTAATGTGCAG ATGA